One Amycolatopsis sp. NBC_00355 genomic window carries:
- a CDS encoding sensor histidine kinase has protein sequence MTRSATYARPGPLTAVAVVGAAVTAWGQYASGDLRVYDVLAGLLGCALVPLVFHRPVTSTLVAAVLAVLSPVATPPAVLGVLQVARSRPWSHAVTVAVAGVLAHALRGLWRPADGLPYGWWLVLAVLAHVAVVGLGALSAGRDAVLTALTERALRAEAEQGRRIAEAGAAERASIAREMHDVLAHRLSLLATYAGALELRPHAPPEKLAQAAGVVRAGAHQALVELREVIVLLHDDPVTDGTERPVPELTDLPGLVERTRAVGTAVQVTGEVGGVPGMAGRTAYRVVQEALTNARKHAPGQPVRIALGGEAGARLEIAVSNPLGPAGNPQRATGHGLVGLTERVRLAGGQLDHRRSGGEFLLNAWLPWPR, from the coding sequence ATGACCCGCTCGGCGACCTACGCTCGCCCCGGCCCGCTGACGGCCGTGGCGGTCGTCGGCGCGGCCGTGACGGCGTGGGGGCAGTACGCCTCGGGCGACCTGCGGGTCTACGACGTCCTGGCCGGGCTGCTCGGCTGTGCGCTGGTACCGCTGGTGTTCCACCGCCCGGTCACGAGCACCCTCGTGGCGGCGGTGCTGGCCGTGCTGTCGCCGGTCGCGACCCCGCCCGCCGTGCTCGGCGTGCTGCAGGTCGCGCGGTCCCGGCCGTGGAGCCACGCGGTCACGGTCGCCGTGGCCGGGGTGCTGGCCCACGCTCTGCGCGGCCTGTGGCGGCCGGCCGACGGGCTGCCCTACGGCTGGTGGCTGGTGCTGGCGGTGCTCGCGCACGTCGCCGTCGTCGGGCTCGGCGCGCTCTCCGCGGGCCGCGACGCCGTGCTCACCGCGCTCACCGAACGGGCCCTGCGCGCCGAAGCCGAGCAGGGCCGCCGCATCGCCGAGGCCGGCGCGGCCGAACGCGCGTCGATCGCCCGGGAGATGCACGACGTCCTCGCGCACCGCCTGTCCCTGCTCGCGACCTACGCCGGTGCGCTCGAGCTCCGGCCCCACGCGCCGCCGGAGAAGCTCGCCCAGGCGGCCGGGGTGGTGCGGGCCGGCGCGCACCAGGCGCTCGTCGAACTGCGCGAAGTGATCGTGTTGCTGCACGACGACCCGGTGACCGACGGCACGGAACGGCCGGTGCCCGAACTGACCGACCTGCCGGGGCTCGTCGAGCGGACGCGCGCGGTCGGCACGGCGGTACAGGTGACCGGCGAGGTCGGCGGCGTGCCGGGGATGGCCGGGCGCACCGCCTACCGCGTCGTCCAGGAAGCCCTCACCAACGCCCGCAAGCACGCGCCGGGCCAGCCGGTGCGGATCGCGCTGGGCGGGGAAGCCGGGGCCAGGCTGGAGATCGCCGTCTCGAACCCGCTCGGCCCGGCCGGGAACCCCCAGCGCGCAACCGGGCACGGGCTCGTCGGCCTCACCGAACGCGTCCGGCTGGCCGGCGGGCAGCTCGACCACCGGCGATCCGGCGGCGAGTTCCTGCTGAACGCCTGGCTGCCGTGGCCGCGGTGA
- a CDS encoding DUF4307 domain-containing protein, whose product MAGGPAETVVGSSASTLPEGRYGTGRAPTSRRWRRWLFLAIALVVSGVIAYVAYVNLGSAPIDAERVAFSGKPGNAMEITLNVTRDDNNRPGVCIVRVRDKTGAESGRKELLIPAGAKYSRMTTTIKSIGAPVTADVYGCAYDIPRYLSTP is encoded by the coding sequence TTGGCAGGCGGACCGGCGGAAACGGTCGTCGGGAGCAGCGCGTCGACGCTCCCCGAAGGCCGCTACGGCACCGGGCGCGCACCGACGTCCCGGCGCTGGCGACGCTGGCTTTTCCTGGCCATCGCCCTGGTCGTCAGCGGCGTGATCGCGTACGTCGCCTACGTCAACCTCGGCTCCGCGCCGATCGACGCCGAGCGCGTCGCCTTCAGCGGGAAACCGGGCAACGCGATGGAAATCACGCTCAACGTGACCCGCGACGACAACAACCGGCCGGGCGTCTGCATCGTCCGCGTCCGCGACAAGACCGGCGCCGAGAGCGGCCGCAAAGAGCTCCTGATCCCAGCCGGCGCGAAGTACAGCAGGATGACCACGACGATCAAGAGCATCGGGGCACCGGTGACGGCCGACGTGTACGGCTGCGCGTACGACATACCACGGTACTTGTCAACCCCATAG
- the greA gene encoding transcription elongation factor GreA, whose product MVTVSDTKVTWLTQDAYDRLKHELDEMIENRPVIAARINDSREEGDLKENGGYHAAREEQGQAEARIRHLQELLRGAKVGEAPANDGTAGPGKVLTVRYEGDDEDEKFLLATREEGAEGGLDVYSPESPLGKALLGAKEGESREYELPNGKLQKVTLVKAVPYSDGK is encoded by the coding sequence ATGGTGACCGTGAGCGACACCAAGGTGACCTGGCTGACCCAGGATGCCTACGACCGGCTCAAGCACGAGCTCGACGAAATGATCGAGAATCGTCCGGTTATCGCCGCGCGCATCAACGACAGCCGCGAAGAAGGCGACCTCAAGGAGAACGGCGGCTACCACGCCGCCCGGGAAGAACAGGGCCAGGCCGAGGCGCGCATCCGGCACCTCCAGGAGCTGCTGCGCGGGGCCAAGGTCGGCGAGGCGCCGGCCAACGACGGCACCGCCGGCCCGGGCAAGGTGCTGACCGTCCGGTACGAGGGCGACGACGAGGACGAGAAGTTCCTGCTCGCCACCCGCGAGGAAGGCGCCGAGGGCGGCCTCGACGTGTACTCCCCCGAGTCGCCGCTGGGCAAGGCCCTGCTCGGCGCCAAGGAAGGCGAGTCGCGCGAGTACGAGCTGCCGAACGGCAAGCTGCAGAAGGTCACCCTCGTCAAGGCCGTCCCCTACAGCGACGGCAAGTAG
- the mca gene encoding mycothiol conjugate amidase Mca, with translation MVEADELRNTAEPRLRMMAVHAHPDDESSKGAATMARYAAEGHEVLVVTCTGGEAGSILNPAMDRPDVLANMREVRREEMARAAKILGVSQRWLGFVDSGLPEGDPLPPVPEGSFAVVPLEESTEALVRVIREFRPHVITTYDENGGYPHPDHIRTHEVSMAAWDAAADPDRFPDAGEPWQPSKLYYMHGFSKARMVAFDAALKEAGMESPYTEWLEKWDPDRADVMERVTTRVECGEYFEARDEALKAHATQIDPNSRWFFVPLEMQRAIWPTEEYELVKSLVDSTLPESELFAGIEEKVNT, from the coding sequence ATGGTGGAAGCTGACGAGCTGAGGAACACCGCCGAGCCGCGCCTGCGCATGATGGCCGTGCACGCCCACCCGGACGACGAGTCGAGCAAGGGCGCCGCCACCATGGCGCGCTACGCCGCCGAAGGTCACGAGGTGCTGGTCGTCACGTGCACCGGAGGCGAGGCCGGGAGCATCCTGAACCCCGCGATGGACCGGCCGGACGTGCTGGCGAACATGCGCGAGGTCCGCCGGGAGGAGATGGCCCGCGCGGCCAAGATCCTCGGCGTGAGCCAGCGCTGGCTGGGCTTCGTCGACTCCGGCCTGCCGGAGGGCGACCCGCTGCCGCCGGTGCCCGAGGGGTCGTTCGCGGTGGTGCCGCTGGAGGAGTCCACCGAGGCGCTGGTGCGCGTGATCCGGGAGTTCCGCCCGCACGTCATCACGACCTACGACGAGAACGGCGGCTACCCGCACCCCGACCACATCCGCACCCACGAGGTGTCGATGGCGGCGTGGGACGCGGCGGCCGACCCGGACCGCTTCCCCGACGCGGGCGAGCCGTGGCAGCCGTCGAAGCTGTACTACATGCACGGCTTCTCCAAGGCCCGGATGGTCGCGTTCGACGCGGCCTTGAAGGAAGCCGGGATGGAATCGCCGTACACCGAGTGGCTCGAGAAGTGGGACCCCGACCGCGCCGATGTGATGGAGCGGGTGACGACCCGCGTCGAGTGCGGTGAATACTTCGAGGCGCGGGACGAGGCGCTGAAGGCGCACGCGACGCAGATCGACCCGAACAGCCGCTGGTTCTTCGTGCCGCTGGAGATGCAGCGCGCGATCTGGCCGACCGAAGAGTACGAGCTGGTCAAGTCGCTGGTGGACAGCACGTTGCCCGAGAGCGAACTGTTCGCCGGCATCGAGGAGAAGGTGAACACATGA